From the genome of Muricauda sp. SCSIO 64092, one region includes:
- a CDS encoding cysteine desulfurase family protein produces the protein MQKVYLDNAATTQVRDEVIIKMQDALANCFGNPSSTHSFGRSAKTAIEKTRKTIAKYLNAHPSEIIFTSGGTEADNMILRCAVRDLDVKTIITSKIEHHAVLHTAEELEKEYGIALRFVQLDSHGNPDLNHLEQLLAGDASKKLVSLMHVNNEIGNLIDITAIGMLCRDYDALFHSDTVQSIGHFEWNAQEVHVDFMTAAAHKFHGPKGIGFAFVRKNSGLRPLIVGGAQERGFRAGTEPFHNIVGLEEAFIASYDNLGDEKAYVTELKKYFVEKLKTEIPNIEFNGLSGDMERSTYTLTNVRLPLDAQKSLMLLFHLDLKGIACSKGSACQSGSTKGSHVLQEILSEEELKKPSLRFSFSKYNTKEELDYTIAVLKDFAAG, from the coding sequence ATGCAAAAAGTGTATTTGGATAATGCTGCCACCACACAGGTTAGGGACGAGGTCATTATAAAAATGCAGGATGCCTTGGCCAACTGCTTTGGAAACCCTTCGTCTACCCACAGTTTTGGAAGATCGGCGAAGACGGCAATCGAAAAAACAAGAAAGACCATTGCCAAATATTTGAATGCCCATCCCTCTGAAATCATATTCACTTCCGGAGGGACTGAAGCGGATAACATGATTTTAAGATGTGCCGTTAGGGATTTGGACGTGAAAACGATCATTACCTCAAAAATTGAACACCATGCGGTTTTGCATACGGCAGAAGAATTGGAGAAGGAATATGGTATCGCTTTGCGCTTTGTGCAATTGGATAGCCATGGAAATCCCGATCTAAATCATCTGGAGCAATTACTGGCAGGGGATGCTTCCAAAAAACTGGTCAGCTTAATGCATGTGAACAATGAAATAGGAAACCTCATTGATATTACGGCGATAGGGATGCTTTGCCGGGATTACGATGCCCTTTTCCATTCAGATACGGTACAGTCCATTGGTCATTTTGAATGGAATGCCCAGGAAGTTCATGTGGATTTCATGACAGCGGCGGCACATAAATTTCACGGCCCCAAAGGGATTGGTTTTGCTTTTGTACGAAAGAATTCCGGGTTAAGGCCCCTTATAGTGGGCGGGGCACAGGAACGGGGATTTAGGGCAGGTACGGAACCCTTTCACAATATTGTGGGGCTTGAAGAGGCCTTTATAGCATCCTACGACAATTTGGGTGACGAAAAGGCCTATGTGACCGAACTCAAAAAGTATTTTGTGGAAAAACTCAAAACAGAGATACCCAACATTGAATTTAATGGCCTTTCCGGCGATATGGAGCGCAGTACCTATACCTTGACCAATGTACGGCTGCCCCTGGATGCCCAAAAATCCCTAATGTTATTGTTTCACCTGGATTTAAAGGGAATAGCCTGCTCCAAAGGGAGTGCTTGCCAATCTGGGAGCACCAAAGGATCCCATGTACTACAGGAAATCTTATCCGAGGAAGAGCTTAAAAAACCCTCCTTGCGATTTTCCTTTTCAAAATACAATACCAAAGAAGAATTGGACTATACCATTGCCGTTTTGAAGGATTTTGCAGCGGGGTAA
- a CDS encoding TonB-dependent receptor yields the protein MVSFSFGQTAVVSGHVLNEQQEPLANVNISVSGTGTTTNDNGFYLLELVADKRMTIVFSHLGHEDVVLKDIILTTNEIFEFNPVMAVKTIQIAEVKVTPTGQRSVTGATTITPEIVRKIPGVNAGVENILKLLPGVSFNNELSTQYNVRGGNFDENLVYVNGIEVYRPFLIRSAQQEGFSFVNSSLVENVSFAAGGFQAKYGDKLSSVLDITYKIPSSFSIAVEGSLLGASSTLETVSKKKNFTTITGVRYRNNALFVNSQQTLTNVVPIFFDAQTYMTHQISDRLKLGFLGNISINNYKNEPISRQTNFGSLLEPRALVVFYEGREQNSYETQFGALKADFLMNEDTKLSFTSSIYHALEEEFTDVIANYELGEIDTNLGSENLGEVTQSRGIGSQFNRARNQLDALIVNLTHRGILKKNGKSLEWGLRYSHEDFRDRLNEAEFLDSAGFFIRPPNAGLVNNEPEEPFEGAIVPFESVRATNFVRTDRFSGFLQFGNQTHWGENAIYYNLGVRAQQWIISGEGFESNHQFLLSPRAQFAIKPNWENDVLFRLAIGSYQQPPFYRELRDINGLVNPEVEAQRSIHFVAGNEYSFSLFDRPFTLISEAYYKKLDNVNTYTVEDVRIRYRADNIAKAFAYGFDFRLNGAFIPGAESWISLGYLQTKENIGDRGYISRPTDQRLKLGVLFQDYMPTIPNMKLYVNLVYNTGVPGGSPNNADPYDFQNRLRDYRRADLGISYIFADRNSRYQNGHWLHGFKELDMGFEIFNIFNNQNSITNTWVRDVDTQQQFAVPNFLTSRLLNVKLRMKF from the coding sequence ATGGTATCGTTTTCATTTGGGCAAACTGCGGTCGTGTCCGGTCATGTGCTCAATGAGCAACAAGAACCTTTGGCCAATGTCAATATTTCCGTTTCCGGAACAGGAACAACAACAAACGACAATGGTTTTTATCTCCTTGAACTGGTAGCGGACAAAAGAATGACCATTGTCTTTTCACATCTTGGTCATGAAGATGTTGTTTTAAAGGACATTATTTTGACCACCAATGAAATTTTTGAGTTCAATCCGGTGATGGCCGTAAAGACCATCCAAATTGCCGAAGTAAAGGTCACTCCAACGGGACAACGCAGTGTCACCGGCGCCACCACGATCACCCCGGAAATCGTCCGAAAAATACCGGGAGTCAATGCAGGAGTGGAGAATATTTTGAAACTTTTGCCCGGGGTCTCCTTTAACAATGAACTGAGCACCCAATACAATGTGCGTGGTGGAAATTTTGATGAAAACCTGGTTTATGTCAATGGTATTGAAGTGTACAGACCTTTCTTGATTCGATCGGCGCAACAGGAAGGATTCAGTTTTGTGAACAGTAGCCTAGTGGAAAATGTAAGCTTTGCTGCAGGCGGATTTCAGGCTAAATACGGCGACAAACTTTCCTCAGTACTTGATATTACCTACAAAATACCTTCATCTTTTTCCATAGCGGTAGAGGGTAGTCTTCTTGGTGCCAGCAGTACATTGGAAACCGTTTCGAAAAAAAAGAATTTCACCACCATTACTGGGGTTCGTTACCGAAATAATGCCCTATTTGTGAATAGCCAACAGACCCTTACCAATGTTGTCCCCATCTTTTTTGACGCGCAGACCTATATGACCCATCAAATAAGTGATCGGTTAAAACTGGGGTTTTTGGGAAATATTTCCATAAACAACTATAAAAATGAGCCCATTTCCAGACAGACCAATTTTGGGAGTCTATTGGAACCCAGGGCCCTGGTTGTTTTTTATGAAGGCAGGGAACAGAATAGTTACGAAACCCAATTTGGAGCTTTAAAGGCCGATTTTTTGATGAATGAGGACACCAAACTCAGTTTTACCTCATCAATTTATCATGCCCTGGAAGAGGAGTTTACAGATGTCATTGCCAATTATGAGCTTGGGGAGATCGATACCAATCTTGGAAGTGAAAACTTAGGTGAAGTAACCCAAAGCAGAGGGATTGGTTCCCAGTTCAATAGGGCAAGAAACCAACTGGATGCGTTGATCGTAAACCTTACCCATAGGGGAATACTCAAAAAAAATGGAAAGTCCCTGGAATGGGGGTTACGTTATAGTCATGAAGATTTTCGAGACCGATTGAACGAAGCCGAGTTTCTGGATTCCGCTGGTTTTTTCATAAGACCTCCCAACGCTGGATTGGTTAACAATGAGCCCGAAGAGCCTTTTGAAGGGGCAATTGTTCCCTTTGAAAGTGTAAGGGCGACCAATTTTGTGCGAACGGATCGTTTTTCCGGATTCCTTCAGTTCGGCAACCAAACCCACTGGGGTGAAAACGCCATTTACTATAATTTGGGGGTCCGGGCGCAACAGTGGATCATATCCGGTGAAGGATTTGAAAGCAACCATCAATTTTTGTTAAGCCCCAGGGCACAATTTGCCATAAAACCGAACTGGGAAAATGATGTGTTGTTCAGATTGGCCATTGGCAGTTATCAACAGCCTCCATTTTATAGGGAGCTACGCGATATCAATGGACTGGTAAATCCTGAGGTGGAAGCGCAGAGGTCTATACACTTCGTTGCTGGAAACGAGTACAGTTTTTCACTGTTCGATAGACCTTTTACCCTTATTAGTGAGGCGTACTACAAAAAACTGGACAATGTAAATACCTACACCGTTGAAGATGTCAGGATACGTTATAGGGCAGATAACATTGCCAAGGCCTTTGCCTATGGGTTTGACTTTAGACTTAATGGCGCCTTTATCCCTGGAGCGGAATCATGGATAAGTCTGGGGTATTTACAGACAAAGGAAAACATAGGGGACAGAGGATATATTTCCAGGCCAACGGACCAGCGATTGAAGCTGGGTGTATTATTCCAGGATTATATGCCCACGATTCCCAACATGAAACTGTACGTAAACCTGGTCTACAATACTGGGGTACCTGGAGGTTCCCCAAACAATGCGGATCCCTACGATTTTCAGAATAGATTAAGAGATTATAGACGGGCAGATTTGGGCATTTCCTATATTTTTGCCGACAGAAACAGCAGGTACCAAAACGGACATTGGTTACATGGGTTTAAGGAGTTGGACATGGGATTTGAGATTTTCAATATTTTCAACAATCAGAATTCCATAACCAATACATGGGTAAGGGATGTTGACACCCAACAACAATTTGCAGTACCCAATTTTTTGACGTCCCGTTTACTGAACGTTAAATTACGTATGAAGTTTTAA
- a CDS encoding M23 family metallopeptidase encodes MTGTRFACVVYFIVFCLNAQEKYPKDVFRSPLDIPLILSGTFGELRSNHFHSGIDIKTQQRQGLPVYAIADGTVTRIKVSLYGYGKALYVAHPNGFTSVYAHLQKFGPTIEDHIKEVQYGKRKYEVETFPEYGQLEVKKGDIIAYTGNTGGSFGPHLHFEIRNSVTEKPTNPLLYGFEVRDATNPELIGLFGYPLSKDSHINQSADRVQLNFTRQSDGSFLADEFTAIGTIGIGFNGFDRQDMAANKNGIYSVRQSVNGKVHTEYDFETFSFGETRYINTLIDFCHYSKYQQRIQKVFKEPYNKLNIYNHLHLNGKLVIQEGMNYNVELLLSDFEGNQTKVMIPILGKKGSFKPSKTVDSTASLLIANKPNSYDLESAKVYFPESTFYRDFHINLKKGRDTIAIHDKTVPAHRNFTLTFDVSKIDPEEKKQLFIAHLNDDLKPRYSKTYKRGNTFTTRTRSLGKYTLAKDTVPPKVNPRNFKPNQWLNNYRYLSLTISDDLSGIRSYDAYLNGEWILMEYEPKRKTITYNFDDKTVEQTQCDLKVVVTDNVGNTTTFEETFFRK; translated from the coding sequence ATGACGGGAACACGATTCGCCTGTGTAGTATACTTTATTGTTTTTTGTTTAAATGCCCAGGAAAAGTACCCTAAGGACGTCTTTAGATCTCCGTTGGATATTCCCTTGATATTGTCCGGCACCTTTGGGGAATTGCGTTCCAATCACTTTCACAGCGGTATTGATATCAAGACCCAACAACGGCAAGGATTACCGGTTTACGCCATAGCAGATGGCACCGTCACCCGAATCAAAGTTTCATTATATGGCTATGGAAAGGCATTGTACGTAGCCCATCCCAACGGTTTCACCTCCGTATACGCACATTTGCAAAAATTTGGGCCTACTATCGAAGACCATATTAAGGAGGTACAGTATGGCAAAAGAAAGTATGAGGTGGAGACATTTCCCGAATATGGTCAACTCGAAGTAAAGAAAGGTGATATTATCGCTTACACGGGAAATACCGGGGGCTCTTTTGGGCCCCACCTTCATTTTGAAATCAGGAACAGTGTTACGGAGAAACCCACCAACCCCCTATTGTATGGTTTTGAGGTAAGGGATGCCACAAACCCCGAACTCATTGGACTTTTTGGATACCCCCTCTCCAAGGATTCCCATATCAATCAAAGTGCAGATAGGGTCCAGTTGAACTTTACCAGACAGTCGGATGGTTCCTTTTTGGCCGATGAGTTTACCGCCATAGGGACCATAGGTATTGGATTTAATGGTTTTGACCGTCAGGACATGGCCGCCAATAAAAATGGGATATATTCCGTTAGGCAATCGGTCAATGGAAAAGTCCATACCGAATATGATTTTGAAACCTTCTCTTTTGGGGAGACGCGTTATATCAATACCCTTATCGACTTTTGCCATTATAGCAAATACCAACAGCGTATCCAAAAGGTATTTAAGGAACCTTATAACAAACTCAATATTTATAACCACCTCCATCTCAATGGCAAACTGGTCATACAAGAGGGCATGAATTATAATGTGGAGCTCTTACTTTCCGATTTTGAGGGCAATCAAACAAAGGTTATGATTCCCATTCTTGGAAAGAAAGGATCCTTTAAACCTTCCAAAACGGTGGATTCCACAGCAAGTCTTTTAATTGCCAACAAACCCAATAGTTATGATTTGGAATCGGCAAAAGTGTATTTTCCCGAAAGTACGTTTTATCGGGACTTCCATATTAATTTGAAAAAAGGAAGGGATACCATTGCAATACACGACAAAACGGTTCCCGCGCACAGAAATTTCACCCTCACTTTTGATGTTTCAAAAATAGATCCGGAGGAAAAAAAGCAACTTTTTATCGCTCATTTAAATGATGACTTAAAACCCAGATATTCCAAGACGTACAAAAGGGGCAATACGTTTACCACCAGAACAAGAAGCCTTGGTAAATACACCTTGGCAAAGGACACGGTTCCCCCAAAAGTAAATCCAAGAAATTTTAAGCCCAATCAATGGCTCAACAACTACCGATACCTAAGTCTGACCATTTCGGACGACTTAAGCGGCATCCGCTCCTACGATGCCTACCTAAATGGGGAATGGATTTTAATGGAATACGAACCCAAAAGAAAGACCATTACCTATAATTTTGACGATAAAACGGTAGAACAAACGCAATGTGACCTTAAGGTAGTCGTTACCGATAATGTAGGCAATACCACGACTTTTGAAGAAACCTTCTTTAGAAAATAG
- a CDS encoding cell division protein ZapA, translated as MDEKLKIKLSIVDRVYPLTIDPKQEEGLRKAAKNIDYLAKKFEQNYAVRDKQDVLAMCALQFASKIEQSGINESESTQEAKKRLKALDELVHTKLGAE; from the coding sequence ATGGATGAAAAGCTCAAAATAAAGCTTTCTATTGTTGATAGGGTGTACCCGTTGACCATAGATCCCAAACAGGAGGAGGGGTTACGGAAAGCAGCTAAGAACATAGATTATTTGGCTAAAAAGTTTGAGCAGAATTACGCTGTAAGGGATAAGCAGGACGTTCTTGCCATGTGTGCCTTACAGTTTGCATCCAAAATAGAGCAGAGTGGAATAAATGAATCCGAAAGTACCCAAGAGGCCAAGAAGAGATTAAAGGCCTTGGACGAATTGGTACACACCAAATTAGGTGCGGAATAA